In Uranotaenia lowii strain MFRU-FL chromosome 2, ASM2978415v1, whole genome shotgun sequence, one genomic interval encodes:
- the LOC129746459 gene encoding methanethiol oxidase-like translates to MQQSKCYCGPGYATPLDAVRDGPREKLLYVVTVQPDLDEPHGDYLSTVDVDPESSTYCQVIHRTFTNSKGNELHHSGWNTCSSCHFVGDESKAPKRDRLILPCLTSDRIFVVDVATNPRAPTVHKVIEPDVLKNANVTAPHTSHCLPNGNIMISIMGDADGKAKGDFVEFDKNFNFVGTWTKGDKVAMCGYDFWYQPFFNVMVASEWGAPRLFRRGYHPSDIEDPTQYGRRLNFYKWNERELFQTIDLGEEGMTPLEIRFLHNPKENQGYVGCTLYSNVYRFYKDENSDKYLTEKVIDCPAKKVSVDGKEPEFVNGMMTDILISLDDRFLYFSNWMHGDIRQYDITDRRNPKLTGQVWLGGSILSDSKTKVLEDKELTKQPDPTLIEGRRLLGGPQMLQLSLDGKRLYVSSSLFSPWDKQFYPDMVKAGGTIALIDIDTVNGGMKINESFLVDFGNEPYGPSLPHEMRYPGGDCTSDIWIVNE, encoded by the exons ATGCAGCAATCAA AATGCTATTGTGGTCCAGGCTACGCCACTCCACTGGATGCTGTACGCGATGGGCCCCGGGAGAAGTTGCTATACGTGGTCACTGTTCAGCCGGATTTGGACGAACCCCACGGGGATTATCTGTCGACGGTCGATGTTGACCCGGAGAGCTCCACGTATTGTCAG GTCATACATCGAACCTTCACGAATAGCAAGGGAAATGAGCTTCATCATAGCGGCTGGAATACTTGCTCGAGCTGCCATTTCGTGGGAGATGAAAGCAAAGCACCGAAACGAGATCGGCTGATTCTACCGTGTTTGACGTCGGATCGGATCTTCGTGGTTGACGTCGCTACAAATCCACGGGCGCCTACCGTTCACAAAGTTATCGAACCAGATGTGCTGAAGAATGCGAACGTTACTGCTCCTCATACGTCCCACTGTTTGCCAAACGGAAACATTATGATTTCGATTATGGGCGATGCCGATGGGAAAGCCAAGGGAGACTTTGTGGAGTTTGATAAGAACTTCAACTTTGTCGGAACATGGACCAAGGGAGATAAAGTGGCCATGTGTGGATATGACTTTTGGTATCAGCCCTTTTTCAATGTTATGGTCGCCTCCGAATGGGGTGCCCCTCGTCTGTTTCGTCGTGGCTATCATCCTTCGGACATCGAGGACCCTACTCAGTACGGGCGGCgtttgaatttttacaaatgGAACGAACGCGAATTGTTCCAAACAATCGATCTCGGCGAAGAAGGAATGACTCCACTAGAGATAAGATTTTTGCATAATCCAAAAGAAAACCAAGGTTATGTGGGCTGCACTCTATATTCCAATGTCTATCGTTTCTACAAAGACGAAAATTCGGACAAGTATCTGACGGAAAAGGTAATTGATTGCCCGGCCAAGAAAGTGTCAGTGGATGGAAAGGAACCGGAATTTGTCAATGGTATGATGACCGATATTCTTATCTCTCTCGATGACCGGTTCCTTTACTTCAGCAACTGGATGCACGGAGACATTCGCCAGTACGACATAACCGACCGCCGGAATCCTAAATTAACCGGCCAAGTCTGGTTGGGTGGTTCCATTCTGAGTGATTCCAAAACAAAAGTCCTGGAAGACAAAGAACTGACCAAACAGCCGGACCCAACATTGATTGAGGGCCGACGTCTTCTAGGCGGGCCCCAGATGTTACAACTGTCACTGGACGGCAAACGCCTGTACGTGTCATCGAGTCTGTTCTCGCCCTGGGATAAACAATTCTACCCGGACATGGTCAAGGCAGGTGGGACAATTGCGCTAATTGATATCGACACGGTCAATGGGGGCATGAAGATCAACGAAAGCTTTTTGGTCGATTTCGGTAACGAGCCGTACGGTCCATCCCTCCCGCACGAAATGAG ATATCCCGGTGGTGATTGCACGTCCGATATCTGGATCGTGAACGAATGA